Proteins encoded by one window of Lasioglossum baleicum chromosome 4, iyLasBale1, whole genome shotgun sequence:
- the LOC143208204 gene encoding glycogen debranching enzyme isoform X2 codes for MTEHMSSSQSVDSEQIRVLTLNNGEHLDGILYRLKKGWRVEFRLGASLLGKTLDLFINHPLSNTQTFERHTYYPLQWSNETASICLSLAGSFHYYLTDPTSEGTKPIASGYLLVDPELKVGASGEALPLDCVQCQTVLAKCLGPFSTWEDKLLVARNSGYNLIHFTPIQELGYSKSSYSLSDQLKLNPSFNDDDKTITFDDIEQLTNKMRNEWNMLSICDIVLNHTANESPFLVSHPECTYNCSNSPHLRPAYILDAALFELTVQVAAGEWEFKGIPSVVETEEHLNSIRHALHTYFLPLVKIQELYIVDINETIAEFLNLARNQMPQDITEPILEDIQVIKDSKYRRLKATVNMQLALQKYNIYRVDCFDEETRLKRCAEDLRKKLQELNDAIINEVQNHLNAAIENTVAGIRYFRVQPDGPRLKEISERNPLVPRYFTDYGAPQTLAEREATMYSDVGCYLMVHNGWVMNGDPLKNFADADSNVYIRRELIAWGDSVKLRYGEKPEDCPFLWQHMTTYVEQTARIFDGIRLDNCHSTPIPVAEYMLDAARRVRPDLYVVAELFTNSDQKDNIFVNRLGITSLIREAMSAWDSHEEGRLVYRYGGEPVGAFMQPRKRPLVPSIAHALFLDLTHDNPSPVEKRSVFDLLPSAALVSMAACASGSSHGYDELVPHHIHVVDETRQYASWTDHEDLVDGIGLVGLKTGIIAGKKALNDLHYTLGQQKFSQVFVDQMDSDVVAVTRHSPTSHDSVVLVAFTAFKHPDPNANDLRRHVKPLRVEGVVEEIILEASLSHVGVKNGTSPFHYPEKYTQDEAYINGLSEYVLSLKEHIQICDSEVLEKVDSGDPKITQLNFVNFQPGSIIAIRVSLHVNIKPALAKLHNTISVITSSKSSDLRVIASRMNLVDLNKALYRCDQEERDETSNRFGVYDIPGYGPLVYAGLQGAISLLADIRPNNDLGHPMCINLRQGNWLIDYTWQRLKEDEGTKALGEWLEDAAEPFKLIPRYLVPSYFDVIVVNVYMILLEQCYSLMSSFVKDGSTFVKMLSLTSIQMGGVVRSSPLPDLSPNLDPPKPLVKQYNGETEQMCMTLSAGLPHFTTGYMRNWGRDTFIALRGLLILTGRYTEARFIILGYGGTLRHGLIPNLLDKGKNARYNCRDSLWWWLYTIQCYIQEVPNGLKIFTDKVSRLFPTDDSPALPAGEADQPLHDVIQEALLTHFQGLCFRERNAGRQIDEHMTDRGFNNQIGVHPETGFIFGGNDTNCGTWMDKMGSSEKAGNKGKPATPRDGSAVEIVGLSKSILSFLAELYKQNLFPYGSVQRKNRDGSVVTWSYKQWADKISMNFEKFFYVNETKTENELQPELIHRRGIYKDSHGATQAWADYQLRSNFPVAMVVAPELFNPQHAWAALKKTEEILLGPLGMKTLDPADWAYNGYYDNSNDSGDTKLAHGWNYHQGPEWVWPIGYFLRARLYFAPLVGGKEELLRTIDSTETIISRHYIEASTNHWRGLPELTNKDGEYCKDSCRTQAWSASAILEVLYDLDKIKRELRSEEIERTN; via the exons ATGACAGAGCATATGTCATCGTCGCAAAGTGTGGACTCTGAGCAGATAAGAGTCTTAACTTTAAATAATGGAGAACATCTTGATGGGATACTGTATAGATTAAAGAAAG GATGGAGAGTGGAATTTCGATTAGGCGCTTCCTTGCTTGGGAAAACACTTGACCTATTTATAAATCATCCTTTGAGCAACACTCAGACATTCGAGAGACACACGTATTATCCGTTACAATGGTCAAATGAGACAGCCAGCATATGTTTATCTTTGGCTGGTTCATTCCATTATTATCTCACAGATCCTAC TTCCGAAGGCACAAAACCAATTGCTTCTGGATATCTATTGGTTGACCCAGAACTGAAAGTTGGAGCATCTGGAGAAGCATTGCCGTTAGATTGTGttcagtgtcaaactgttctggCTAAATGTTTAGGACCTTTCTCTACATGGGAAGACAAGCTTTTGGTAGCTCGAAATTCTGGGTATAACCTAATTCACTTCACACCGATTCAG GAATTGGGATACTCTAAATCATCTTACAGCCTTAGCGATCAATTGAAATTAAATCCATCTTTCAATGATGACGATAAAACGATTACATTCGACGACATCGAACAACTTACAAATAAAATGCGCAACGAATGGAAT ATGTTGAGTATATGTGATATTGTATTGAACCACACGGCCAACGAAAGTCCTTTCTTAGTATCTCATCCAGAATGTACATACAATTGTTCGAATAGTCCTCATTTGCGGCCTGCATATATTTTGGATGCTGCATTATTTGAATTGACGGTACAAGTGGCTGCCGGAGAATGGGAGTTCAAGGGTATTCCTTCGGTAGTTGAAACCGAAGAGCATCTAAAT TCGATTCGTCACGCGCTTCATACATATTTTCTACCGCTCgtaaaaatacaagaattatacATAGTAGACATCAATGAAACCATTGCCGAATTTCTGAACTTAGCACGGAACCAAATGCCTCAGGACATTACTGAGCCAATATTGGAGGATATACAAGTGATCAAAGACTCCAAATACCGTAGATTGAAGGCAACAGTAAATATGCAGCTCGCATtgcaaaaatataatatatacag AGTTGATTGTTTCGACGAGGAAACTCGTTTGAAACGATGCGCAGAGGATTTGAGGAAAAAGTTACAGGAGCTTAACGATGCGATAATTAACGAGGTACAAAACCATTTGAATGCTGCAATCGAGAACACGGTTGCTGGTATCAGATACTTCAGAGTACAACCCGATGGACCAAGGCTCAAAGAAATAAGCGAAAGGAACCCTCTTGTCCCtag ATATTTTACTGACTATGGAGCGCCTCAAACGTTGGCTGAAAGAGAAGCAACAATGTATTCAGACGTAGGATGTTATTTGATGGTTCATAATGGGTGGGTGATGAATGGCGATCCTTTGAAGAATTTTGCAGATGCCGATTCCAATGTTTATATAAGAAGAGAGCTAATTGCTTGGGGTGATAGCGTGAAATTAAG GTACGGAGAGAAACCAGAAGATTGCCCATTCTTATGGCAACACATGACTACTTATGTTGAGCAGACAGCTAGAATATTTGATGGTATCCGTTTGGATAATTGCCATTCGACGCCTATTCCGGTCGCAGAG TACATGCTTGATGCTGCTCGCCGAGTCCGTCCAGATTTATACGTCGTTGCAGAATTATTTACTAATTCCGATCAAAAAGACAATATATTCGTGAACCGCCTCGGTATCACTTCTCTAATTCGGG AGGCAATGTCTGCATGGGACAGCCACGAGGAAGGCCGATTAGTATACAGATACGGAGGTGAACCAGTGGGAGCGTTTATGCAACCACGTAAAAGGCCTCTAGTACCGAGCATAGCACACGCTCTTTTCTTAGACCTAACTCATGACAATCCAAGCCCGGTGGAAAAACGCAGCGTATTCGATTTACTACCAAGTGCCGCGCTTGTATCGATGGCAGCGTGTGCCAGTGGCAGCAGTCATGGATACGATGAATTAGTTCCTCATCAT ATACACGTAGTGGACGAAACAAGACAGTATGCTTCTTGGACTGATCATGAAGATTTGGTAGACGGTATTGGACTTGTAGGACTAAAGACAGGCATAATTGCAGGGAAAAAAGCTTTAAACGACTTACATTATACTCTTGGACAACAGAAATTCTCTCAA gTTTTTGTTGATCAAATGGATAGTGACGTAGTAGCTGTAACAAGGCATTCTCCGACATCTCATGATAGCGTAGTTCTCGTTGCCTTCACAGCTTTCAAACACCCAGATCCTAATGCAAACGATCTGAGAAGACATGTGAAACCGTTGCGTGTAGAAGGTGTGGTGGAAGAAATTATTTTAGAAGCGTCTTTGTCTCATGTGGGAGTGAA GAATGGAACATCGCCTTTCCATTATCCAGAGAAATATACGCAAGACGAAGCGTACATAAACGGTCTATCCGAATATGTTTTAAGTCTGAAAGAGCATATACagatctgtgattccgaagtttTGGAAAAAGTTGACTCTGGCGATCCTAAGATCACTCAGCTGAATTTTGTGAACTTCCAACCGGGCTCTATCATTGCTATTCG AGTGTCGCTTCATGTTAACATAAAACCTGCACTTGCGAAACTGCATAATACTATATCAGTGATAACATCGTCGAAGAGCTCTGATTTACGTGTTATAGCTTCTCGTATGAATTTGGTGGATTTGAACAAGGCATTGTATAGATGTGACCAAGAAGAACGCGACGAAACTTCGAACAGGTTCGGTGTATACGACATTCCTGGATATGGTCCTCTTGTCTACGCAGGATTGCAag GCGCCATTTCTTTGTTAGCGGATATTCGGCCAAATAACGATCTCGGTCATCCAATGTGCATTAATCTGAGACAAGGAAATTGGTTAATAGACTACACGTGGCAACGTCTGAAGGAAGACGAAGGAACTAAAGCTCTCGGAGAATGGCTGGAAGATGCTGCTGAGCCATTTAAATTGATACCTCGCTATTTAGTACCTAGTTACTTCGATGTCATAGTTGTAAACGTTTACATGATTCTCCTCGAACAATGCTACAGCTTAATGTCAAGTTTCGTGAAAGATGGTTCGACTTTCGTCAAAATGTTGTCTCTGACTTCAATACAAATGGGAGGTGTAGTAAGATCCTCGCCGTTGCCGGATCTGTCGCCTAATTTGGACCCTCCTAAGCCATTAGTTAAACAATACAACGGAGAAACCGAACAAATGTGCATGACGCTGTCTGCTGGCTTGCCACACTTCACTACCGGTTATATGAGAAATTGGGGAAGAGACACTTTTATCGCTTTGAGAGGATTACTTATTCTAACAGGCAGATACACCGAAGCAAGGTTCATCATCCTTGGTTACGGAGGAACTTTACGACATGGTCTGATTCCTAATCTACTCGACAAAGGAAAGAACGCCAGATACAATTGCCGAGACTCTTTGTGGTGGTGGTTATACACGATTCAATGTTACATACAAGAAGTGCCAAATGGTTTGAAGATTTTCACTGATAAAGTCTCGAGATTGTTCCCGACCGATGATTCGCCGGCATTGCCAGCAGGGGAAGCAGACCAACCGCTGCACGACGTTATCCAAGAGGCTTTGTTAACGCACTTCCAAGGTCTTTGCTTCAGAGAAAGGAACGCTGGAAGACAAATTGACGAGCATATGACAGATCGCGGTTTTAATAATCAAATTGGAGTGCATCCGGAGACTGGATTTATATTTGGAGGAAATGACACGAATTGTGGAACGTGGATGGACAAAATGGGATCTTCCGAAAAGGCCGGTAACAAGGGGAAACCTGCGACACCAAGAGATGGCTCAGCTGTAGAAATAGTGGGGCTTAGCAAGAGTATTCTGAGCTTTCTGGCTGAACTATACAAACAAAATCTTTTCCCGTACGGTAGCGTGCAAAGAAAGAACCGCGATG GATCTGTCGTGACATGGAGTTACAAGCAATGGGCAGACAAGATTTCAATGAACtttgaaaaattcttttacGTTAACGAAACCAAAACCGAGAATGAATTGCAGCCAGAACTAATCCACCGACGTGGGATATACAAGGATAGTCACGGTGCAACGCAAGCATGGGCTGATTATCAGTTGCGATCAAATTTCCCCGTTGCCATGGTGGTT GCCCCGGAATTGTTCAACCCGCAACACGCATGGGCAGCGCTGAAgaaaacagaagaaattttgttaGGACCACTTGGGATGAAAACATTAGATCCCGCTGATTGGGCATACAATGGATACTACGACAACTCGAACGACAGTGGGGATACGAAATTAGCCCATGGTTGGAATTACCATCAAGGCCCT GAATGGGTTTGGCCTATTGGATATTTCCTTCG
- the LOC143208204 gene encoding glycogen debranching enzyme isoform X1: protein MGSVLAISHFFRDASKALIKKFRSILRCIYSCHYLQCLCYYAVAENMTEHMSSSQSVDSEQIRVLTLNNGEHLDGILYRLKKGWRVEFRLGASLLGKTLDLFINHPLSNTQTFERHTYYPLQWSNETASICLSLAGSFHYYLTDPTSEGTKPIASGYLLVDPELKVGASGEALPLDCVQCQTVLAKCLGPFSTWEDKLLVARNSGYNLIHFTPIQELGYSKSSYSLSDQLKLNPSFNDDDKTITFDDIEQLTNKMRNEWNMLSICDIVLNHTANESPFLVSHPECTYNCSNSPHLRPAYILDAALFELTVQVAAGEWEFKGIPSVVETEEHLNSIRHALHTYFLPLVKIQELYIVDINETIAEFLNLARNQMPQDITEPILEDIQVIKDSKYRRLKATVNMQLALQKYNIYRVDCFDEETRLKRCAEDLRKKLQELNDAIINEVQNHLNAAIENTVAGIRYFRVQPDGPRLKEISERNPLVPRYFTDYGAPQTLAEREATMYSDVGCYLMVHNGWVMNGDPLKNFADADSNVYIRRELIAWGDSVKLRYGEKPEDCPFLWQHMTTYVEQTARIFDGIRLDNCHSTPIPVAEYMLDAARRVRPDLYVVAELFTNSDQKDNIFVNRLGITSLIREAMSAWDSHEEGRLVYRYGGEPVGAFMQPRKRPLVPSIAHALFLDLTHDNPSPVEKRSVFDLLPSAALVSMAACASGSSHGYDELVPHHIHVVDETRQYASWTDHEDLVDGIGLVGLKTGIIAGKKALNDLHYTLGQQKFSQVFVDQMDSDVVAVTRHSPTSHDSVVLVAFTAFKHPDPNANDLRRHVKPLRVEGVVEEIILEASLSHVGVKNGTSPFHYPEKYTQDEAYINGLSEYVLSLKEHIQICDSEVLEKVDSGDPKITQLNFVNFQPGSIIAIRVSLHVNIKPALAKLHNTISVITSSKSSDLRVIASRMNLVDLNKALYRCDQEERDETSNRFGVYDIPGYGPLVYAGLQGAISLLADIRPNNDLGHPMCINLRQGNWLIDYTWQRLKEDEGTKALGEWLEDAAEPFKLIPRYLVPSYFDVIVVNVYMILLEQCYSLMSSFVKDGSTFVKMLSLTSIQMGGVVRSSPLPDLSPNLDPPKPLVKQYNGETEQMCMTLSAGLPHFTTGYMRNWGRDTFIALRGLLILTGRYTEARFIILGYGGTLRHGLIPNLLDKGKNARYNCRDSLWWWLYTIQCYIQEVPNGLKIFTDKVSRLFPTDDSPALPAGEADQPLHDVIQEALLTHFQGLCFRERNAGRQIDEHMTDRGFNNQIGVHPETGFIFGGNDTNCGTWMDKMGSSEKAGNKGKPATPRDGSAVEIVGLSKSILSFLAELYKQNLFPYGSVQRKNRDGSVVTWSYKQWADKISMNFEKFFYVNETKTENELQPELIHRRGIYKDSHGATQAWADYQLRSNFPVAMVVAPELFNPQHAWAALKKTEEILLGPLGMKTLDPADWAYNGYYDNSNDSGDTKLAHGWNYHQGPEWVWPIGYFLRARLYFAPLVGGKEELLRTIDSTETIISRHYIEASTNHWRGLPELTNKDGEYCKDSCRTQAWSASAILEVLYDLDKIKRELRSEEIERTN, encoded by the exons ATGGGTTCTGTGCTTGCAATAAGTCATTTTTTTCGAGATGCGTCAAAGGCACTAATCAAGAAGTTTAGGAGCATTCTTCGGTGTATTTACAGTTGTCACTACTTACAATGTCTTTGCTATTAT GCAGTAGCTGAGAATATGACAGAGCATATGTCATCGTCGCAAAGTGTGGACTCTGAGCAGATAAGAGTCTTAACTTTAAATAATGGAGAACATCTTGATGGGATACTGTATAGATTAAAGAAAG GATGGAGAGTGGAATTTCGATTAGGCGCTTCCTTGCTTGGGAAAACACTTGACCTATTTATAAATCATCCTTTGAGCAACACTCAGACATTCGAGAGACACACGTATTATCCGTTACAATGGTCAAATGAGACAGCCAGCATATGTTTATCTTTGGCTGGTTCATTCCATTATTATCTCACAGATCCTAC TTCCGAAGGCACAAAACCAATTGCTTCTGGATATCTATTGGTTGACCCAGAACTGAAAGTTGGAGCATCTGGAGAAGCATTGCCGTTAGATTGTGttcagtgtcaaactgttctggCTAAATGTTTAGGACCTTTCTCTACATGGGAAGACAAGCTTTTGGTAGCTCGAAATTCTGGGTATAACCTAATTCACTTCACACCGATTCAG GAATTGGGATACTCTAAATCATCTTACAGCCTTAGCGATCAATTGAAATTAAATCCATCTTTCAATGATGACGATAAAACGATTACATTCGACGACATCGAACAACTTACAAATAAAATGCGCAACGAATGGAAT ATGTTGAGTATATGTGATATTGTATTGAACCACACGGCCAACGAAAGTCCTTTCTTAGTATCTCATCCAGAATGTACATACAATTGTTCGAATAGTCCTCATTTGCGGCCTGCATATATTTTGGATGCTGCATTATTTGAATTGACGGTACAAGTGGCTGCCGGAGAATGGGAGTTCAAGGGTATTCCTTCGGTAGTTGAAACCGAAGAGCATCTAAAT TCGATTCGTCACGCGCTTCATACATATTTTCTACCGCTCgtaaaaatacaagaattatacATAGTAGACATCAATGAAACCATTGCCGAATTTCTGAACTTAGCACGGAACCAAATGCCTCAGGACATTACTGAGCCAATATTGGAGGATATACAAGTGATCAAAGACTCCAAATACCGTAGATTGAAGGCAACAGTAAATATGCAGCTCGCATtgcaaaaatataatatatacag AGTTGATTGTTTCGACGAGGAAACTCGTTTGAAACGATGCGCAGAGGATTTGAGGAAAAAGTTACAGGAGCTTAACGATGCGATAATTAACGAGGTACAAAACCATTTGAATGCTGCAATCGAGAACACGGTTGCTGGTATCAGATACTTCAGAGTACAACCCGATGGACCAAGGCTCAAAGAAATAAGCGAAAGGAACCCTCTTGTCCCtag ATATTTTACTGACTATGGAGCGCCTCAAACGTTGGCTGAAAGAGAAGCAACAATGTATTCAGACGTAGGATGTTATTTGATGGTTCATAATGGGTGGGTGATGAATGGCGATCCTTTGAAGAATTTTGCAGATGCCGATTCCAATGTTTATATAAGAAGAGAGCTAATTGCTTGGGGTGATAGCGTGAAATTAAG GTACGGAGAGAAACCAGAAGATTGCCCATTCTTATGGCAACACATGACTACTTATGTTGAGCAGACAGCTAGAATATTTGATGGTATCCGTTTGGATAATTGCCATTCGACGCCTATTCCGGTCGCAGAG TACATGCTTGATGCTGCTCGCCGAGTCCGTCCAGATTTATACGTCGTTGCAGAATTATTTACTAATTCCGATCAAAAAGACAATATATTCGTGAACCGCCTCGGTATCACTTCTCTAATTCGGG AGGCAATGTCTGCATGGGACAGCCACGAGGAAGGCCGATTAGTATACAGATACGGAGGTGAACCAGTGGGAGCGTTTATGCAACCACGTAAAAGGCCTCTAGTACCGAGCATAGCACACGCTCTTTTCTTAGACCTAACTCATGACAATCCAAGCCCGGTGGAAAAACGCAGCGTATTCGATTTACTACCAAGTGCCGCGCTTGTATCGATGGCAGCGTGTGCCAGTGGCAGCAGTCATGGATACGATGAATTAGTTCCTCATCAT ATACACGTAGTGGACGAAACAAGACAGTATGCTTCTTGGACTGATCATGAAGATTTGGTAGACGGTATTGGACTTGTAGGACTAAAGACAGGCATAATTGCAGGGAAAAAAGCTTTAAACGACTTACATTATACTCTTGGACAACAGAAATTCTCTCAA gTTTTTGTTGATCAAATGGATAGTGACGTAGTAGCTGTAACAAGGCATTCTCCGACATCTCATGATAGCGTAGTTCTCGTTGCCTTCACAGCTTTCAAACACCCAGATCCTAATGCAAACGATCTGAGAAGACATGTGAAACCGTTGCGTGTAGAAGGTGTGGTGGAAGAAATTATTTTAGAAGCGTCTTTGTCTCATGTGGGAGTGAA GAATGGAACATCGCCTTTCCATTATCCAGAGAAATATACGCAAGACGAAGCGTACATAAACGGTCTATCCGAATATGTTTTAAGTCTGAAAGAGCATATACagatctgtgattccgaagtttTGGAAAAAGTTGACTCTGGCGATCCTAAGATCACTCAGCTGAATTTTGTGAACTTCCAACCGGGCTCTATCATTGCTATTCG AGTGTCGCTTCATGTTAACATAAAACCTGCACTTGCGAAACTGCATAATACTATATCAGTGATAACATCGTCGAAGAGCTCTGATTTACGTGTTATAGCTTCTCGTATGAATTTGGTGGATTTGAACAAGGCATTGTATAGATGTGACCAAGAAGAACGCGACGAAACTTCGAACAGGTTCGGTGTATACGACATTCCTGGATATGGTCCTCTTGTCTACGCAGGATTGCAag GCGCCATTTCTTTGTTAGCGGATATTCGGCCAAATAACGATCTCGGTCATCCAATGTGCATTAATCTGAGACAAGGAAATTGGTTAATAGACTACACGTGGCAACGTCTGAAGGAAGACGAAGGAACTAAAGCTCTCGGAGAATGGCTGGAAGATGCTGCTGAGCCATTTAAATTGATACCTCGCTATTTAGTACCTAGTTACTTCGATGTCATAGTTGTAAACGTTTACATGATTCTCCTCGAACAATGCTACAGCTTAATGTCAAGTTTCGTGAAAGATGGTTCGACTTTCGTCAAAATGTTGTCTCTGACTTCAATACAAATGGGAGGTGTAGTAAGATCCTCGCCGTTGCCGGATCTGTCGCCTAATTTGGACCCTCCTAAGCCATTAGTTAAACAATACAACGGAGAAACCGAACAAATGTGCATGACGCTGTCTGCTGGCTTGCCACACTTCACTACCGGTTATATGAGAAATTGGGGAAGAGACACTTTTATCGCTTTGAGAGGATTACTTATTCTAACAGGCAGATACACCGAAGCAAGGTTCATCATCCTTGGTTACGGAGGAACTTTACGACATGGTCTGATTCCTAATCTACTCGACAAAGGAAAGAACGCCAGATACAATTGCCGAGACTCTTTGTGGTGGTGGTTATACACGATTCAATGTTACATACAAGAAGTGCCAAATGGTTTGAAGATTTTCACTGATAAAGTCTCGAGATTGTTCCCGACCGATGATTCGCCGGCATTGCCAGCAGGGGAAGCAGACCAACCGCTGCACGACGTTATCCAAGAGGCTTTGTTAACGCACTTCCAAGGTCTTTGCTTCAGAGAAAGGAACGCTGGAAGACAAATTGACGAGCATATGACAGATCGCGGTTTTAATAATCAAATTGGAGTGCATCCGGAGACTGGATTTATATTTGGAGGAAATGACACGAATTGTGGAACGTGGATGGACAAAATGGGATCTTCCGAAAAGGCCGGTAACAAGGGGAAACCTGCGACACCAAGAGATGGCTCAGCTGTAGAAATAGTGGGGCTTAGCAAGAGTATTCTGAGCTTTCTGGCTGAACTATACAAACAAAATCTTTTCCCGTACGGTAGCGTGCAAAGAAAGAACCGCGATG GATCTGTCGTGACATGGAGTTACAAGCAATGGGCAGACAAGATTTCAATGAACtttgaaaaattcttttacGTTAACGAAACCAAAACCGAGAATGAATTGCAGCCAGAACTAATCCACCGACGTGGGATATACAAGGATAGTCACGGTGCAACGCAAGCATGGGCTGATTATCAGTTGCGATCAAATTTCCCCGTTGCCATGGTGGTT GCCCCGGAATTGTTCAACCCGCAACACGCATGGGCAGCGCTGAAgaaaacagaagaaattttgttaGGACCACTTGGGATGAAAACATTAGATCCCGCTGATTGGGCATACAATGGATACTACGACAACTCGAACGACAGTGGGGATACGAAATTAGCCCATGGTTGGAATTACCATCAAGGCCCT GAATGGGTTTGGCCTATTGGATATTTCCTTCG